A genomic stretch from Aminobacter aminovorans includes:
- a CDS encoding ABC transporter ATP-binding protein — MGIEHVIELKGVERHYEQGSRKLTILNNANFSLKPGEMVALVAPSGAGKSTLLHTAGLLERPDAGDVILNGRACGRLSDDERTAIRRNDVGFVYQFHHLLPEFSALENVMMPQLVKGLSPKQASERAAQLLDYMKIGKRAQHRPSELSGGEQQRVAIARAVANAPLVLLADEPTGNLDPVTASYVFDALSALVRQSGLAALIATHNHELAGRMDRRVTLAEGKIVPL, encoded by the coding sequence ATGGGCATCGAGCATGTCATCGAGCTCAAGGGCGTCGAGCGCCACTATGAGCAGGGTTCGCGCAAGCTGACGATCCTCAACAACGCCAACTTCTCGCTGAAGCCGGGCGAGATGGTGGCGCTGGTGGCGCCCTCGGGTGCCGGCAAGTCGACGCTGCTGCATACGGCTGGGCTGCTCGAGCGCCCCGATGCCGGCGACGTCATCCTGAACGGCCGCGCCTGCGGGCGGCTGTCCGACGACGAGCGCACCGCGATCCGTCGCAACGACGTCGGTTTCGTCTATCAGTTCCATCACCTGCTGCCCGAGTTCTCCGCGCTGGAGAATGTGATGATGCCGCAGCTGGTGAAGGGCCTGAGCCCCAAGCAGGCAAGCGAGCGGGCGGCACAGCTGCTCGACTACATGAAGATCGGCAAGCGCGCCCAGCACCGGCCGTCCGAGCTCTCCGGCGGCGAACAGCAGCGCGTGGCGATCGCGCGCGCCGTGGCCAATGCGCCGCTGGTTCTGCTGGCCGACGAGCCGACCGGCAATCTCGATCCGGTGACGGCAAGCTATGTATTCGACGCGCTGTCGGCGCTGGTGCGGCAATCGGGCCTGGCAGCGCTGATCGCCACCCACAACCACGAGCTGGCCGGGCGTATGGATCGCCGCGTCACGCTCGCCGAAGGCAAGATCGTCCCGCTGTAG
- a CDS encoding ABC transporter ATP-binding protein: MGIEHVIELKGVERHYEQGSRKLTILNNANFSLKPGEMVALVAPSGAGKSTLLHTAGLLERPDAGDVILNGRACGRLSDDERTAIRRNDVGFVYQFHHLLPEFSALENVMMPQLVKGLSPKQASERAAQLLDYMKIGKRAQHRPSELSGGEQQRVAIARAVANAPLVLLADEPTGNLDPVTASYVFDALSALVRQSGLAALIATHNHELAGRMDRRVTLAEGKIVPLR; encoded by the coding sequence ATGGGCATCGAGCATGTCATCGAGCTCAAGGGCGTCGAGCGCCACTATGAGCAGGGTTCGCGCAAGCTGACGATCCTCAACAACGCCAACTTCTCGCTGAAGCCGGGCGAGATGGTGGCGCTGGTGGCGCCCTCGGGTGCCGGCAAGTCGACGCTGCTGCATACGGCTGGGCTGCTCGAGCGCCCCGATGCCGGCGACGTCATCCTGAACGGCCGCGCCTGCGGGCGGCTGTCCGACGACGAGCGCACCGCGATCCGTCGCAACGACGTCGGTTTCGTCTATCAGTTCCATCACCTGCTGCCCGAGTTCTCCGCGCTGGAGAATGTGATGATGCCGCAGCTGGTGAAGGGCCTGAGCCCCAAGCAGGCAAGCGAGCGGGCGGCACAGCTGCTCGACTACATGAAGATCGGCAAGCGCGCCCAGCACCGGCCGTCCGAGCTCTCTGGCGGCGAACAGCAGCGCGTGGCGATCGCGCGCGCCGTGGCCAATGCGCCGCTGGTTCTGCTGGCCGACGAGCCGACCGGCAATCTCGATCCGGTGACGGCAAGCTATGTATTCGACGCGCTGTCGGCGCTGGTGCGGCAATCGGGCCTGGCAGCGCTGATCGCCACCCACAACCACGAGCTGGCCGGGCGTATGGATCGCCGCGTCACGCTCGCCGAAGGCAAGATCGTCCCGCTGCGCTAG
- a CDS encoding lipoprotein-releasing ABC transporter permease subunit, which translates to MNQVVTAKPVGARPFSVFERMVAWRYLRSRRNETMISVIASISFLGIMLGVATLIVVMAVLNGFRAELLSRILGINGHLIVTRVDLPLEDYAELAKRINGVAGVKYAIPLVEGQVLAQGNVGAGSGALVRGIRGEDLGKLTLLASNIKQGSTAGFDTAGGVAIGSRMAANLGLAPGDTIALTSPDGDVSSLGTTARQKGYPVTAIFEVGMSEYDASIVFMPFSEAQTYFNSEGKAQSLEIYVDNPDDVDALKPKVEEAAQRPIFLTDWRQRNQTFFSALQVQRNVMFMILTLIVLVAALNIISGLIMLVKDKGHDIAILRTMGATRGAIMRIFLMTGAAIGMTGTLAGVLLGVVICLNVERIRQFFSWLSGTVLFNPELYFLSQLPAKMDVSETVSVVLMALVLSFLATLFPAWRAAALDPVEALRYE; encoded by the coding sequence ATGAACCAGGTGGTGACGGCGAAGCCGGTGGGAGCCAGGCCCTTCTCGGTGTTCGAACGCATGGTGGCGTGGCGCTATCTGCGCTCGCGCCGCAACGAAACGATGATTTCCGTCATCGCGTCGATCTCTTTTCTCGGCATCATGCTGGGCGTTGCCACGCTGATCGTGGTGATGGCGGTGTTGAACGGTTTCCGAGCGGAGCTGCTGTCTCGGATCCTTGGCATCAACGGCCATCTCATCGTCACGCGGGTCGATCTGCCGCTGGAGGATTATGCCGAGCTTGCCAAGCGGATCAATGGTGTGGCGGGCGTCAAATACGCGATCCCGCTTGTCGAGGGCCAGGTGCTGGCCCAGGGCAATGTCGGCGCCGGCTCCGGCGCGCTGGTGCGCGGCATTAGGGGCGAGGATCTTGGCAAGCTCACCCTGCTTGCCAGCAACATCAAACAGGGGTCCACCGCCGGTTTCGATACGGCCGGCGGCGTCGCAATCGGCAGCCGCATGGCGGCAAATCTCGGCCTGGCGCCGGGTGACACCATCGCGCTGACCTCGCCTGACGGCGATGTCAGCTCGCTTGGCACGACAGCACGCCAGAAAGGTTATCCGGTGACGGCGATCTTCGAGGTCGGCATGTCGGAATATGACGCATCGATCGTCTTCATGCCGTTCTCTGAAGCGCAGACGTATTTCAATTCGGAAGGCAAGGCGCAGAGCCTCGAGATCTATGTCGACAACCCCGACGATGTCGACGCGCTGAAGCCCAAGGTCGAGGAGGCGGCGCAGCGGCCGATCTTCCTGACCGACTGGCGCCAGCGCAACCAGACCTTCTTCTCGGCGCTGCAGGTCCAGCGCAACGTCATGTTCATGATCCTGACGCTGATCGTGCTGGTGGCGGCGCTGAACATCATCTCCGGCCTGATCATGCTGGTGAAGGACAAGGGCCACGACATCGCCATCCTGCGTACGATGGGCGCGACGCGCGGGGCCATCATGCGCATCTTCCTGATGACCGGGGCGGCCATCGGCATGACCGGGACGCTCGCCGGCGTGCTGCTCGGCGTCGTCATCTGCCTCAATGTCGAGCGCATCAGGCAGTTCTTCTCGTGGCTGTCGGGGACCGTGCTGTTCAATCCCGAGCTCTATTTCCTGTCCCAGCTGCCGGCCAAGATGGATGTCAGCGAAACTGTCTCGGTGGTGCTGATGGCGCTGGTGCTGTCGTTCCTGGCGACGTTGTTTCCGGCATGGCGGGCGGCCGCGCTCGATCCGGTCGAAGCCCTGAGGTATGAATGA